Genomic segment of Salvia hispanica cultivar TCC Black 2014 chromosome 2, UniMelb_Shisp_WGS_1.0, whole genome shotgun sequence:
ttaaggcaaaatacatacatgtatatatatttgtgtgcGTGGAATTTAAATAGCAAATTTATAGTACTGTAATTAATACTATCTTTGTTCCGCCTTATTAGAGGCGTTTCATATTTTGCACTCGTTCAAACtcgtgcagaaaatgaaacgcCTCTAATAAGgcggaatggagggagtacatcgCCGTAGCTTTATAGTGAagattaacaaattaaatactctaacttgaaaaaataaaagaaatcagTAAGGGGATCACACACAATATATAGGTGAAgattagaaaaaggaaattaatttCGTCCATCGGAGTGCTACAACCTAAAGAAATTTAGggtgaagaaaaataaagtgggaaagaaaaactaaccttaaattttcaaaatgaataGAATCGATGATTGAAGACTTACTGGTGCACCCGTTTATATATAACATCAATGCAGCGAATTTGTATCTCATTGTGGTTGACTTTTTCATAGGTGATACAAGTAATTAAACAATAGTGGAGTAATATTACATTCCAACGGGAAGatgtaataaatgaattgGAGTATAaggatattataaaataaactaatagtactccatttgttcTTGAAATAACGTCACAAGTTAaagtttcatttaattttttttcattttaggttGTGAATCCCACAGTTTGCTAAAAAAGTGGGATCTAAACTTcaataacttttttcactactttctttcacatttttttaactcaTGCGGAGTCAAAATGAGAcaataaatcaagaacaaagggagtataattaaattaccaaTAATACTCATTGTAAAGGTTTCAAGAAGGCAAAATCTGTTTTGATTGGAAAGGTTAGCCCATCTTTTGTTCCAGTTAATGTTTGGGACTGAATTTGGTATGTGATACTCATTTCTCATGCTTTAGTAATTCGCATGCCATGCTTTCAATCTTGGAAATCACAGTATCAAGGTCATTTGAGGGTCCGTTTAGTAGATGTGTCTTAATTgcttaatgtcaacaactgcATGTGTTCTATTGTAGGTCGACTGTGATGAGCATAAGTGCCTTTGCAGCAAGTATAGGTTTCTGGGTATCCCACTATCCAATGGTTCCATAAAGGTTCCTTGGAACCAAAAAAGTGGGTTATACtcttatcaaacaaaatttccTTCTTGTCTTTTTCCTTGAAGTGGAACATTAAGTATCTGGTAAAACATTTCTACAGCATGCCTAAATCTAATGgccaaaaatttcatttaataggTATGAAGGTGCAAGGACTGCTGAAACCCTTGCTGAATTTGTTAACAGTGAAGGAGGTAAAGCATTTCTAGTTATGTCATATTTATCGTCCACAATTATCTGTGTaggtttatcatattttatttctggTGGCCTAACTAATCTCGTTTTGAGCAACAAACCGTATGTGTATGCCAATCTTTCAGTTTTTGTGAAAGAACTTTATTCATGAAATCATGGATGAGAATTGGACAATGTAATGCTCTCTTTTTAGTGTTTCTACTTATTAACTTACTTGTAGCCCAGGTAAGTGATGATAATCAACCTTTTCTTTTGTCAGGTACCAATGTCAAGATTGCTTCCACCCCTTCAAATGTTGTGGTTCTGACTCCTGCTAACTTCCATGAGGTTGTACATGATGAGAAGAAGGGTGTTCCAGTTGAGTTCTATGCACCCTGGTAAGTGCACTTGAGTTGCTTTCTCTTGAACACTGTAATGTGATGTGAGATGTGGTTGTCCGTGCAATTTGAGTTATTTGATTGACCCTGAAAAAGCAGCTTGAGAAGGCTTCGTATTGTGACATATTTTCCAAATTGATTAGTATGCCCAATTTATACATCTAATTTGatgcttttttcttttttaggtGTGGTCATTGCAAGAGCCTTGCTCCTATAAGTGCAGTAATGCCTAGTTAATTGCACTATCATGACTCTAGAAGAGTTTATTAAGATATTGATACCTATATCTATTGGACGTGTAGATCTATGAAAAGGTTGCAACAGCATTTTATCTGGAGGAAGATGTGGTCATCGCTATTCTTGATGCTGATGCACACAAAGATCTTGCTGAAAAGTAAGAGCAGAAAGCACAGTAgtttacttcattaaaaaccTAGTTGTTTCTTATAAATTCTGGCCTGGAGCCATCAGTGGTATCTAGAAGTCCGCATTAGATTTCTGAGAATCCTGCACTTCCCTTTGGATGGTAATGTGGCATCGGTTTTCTTATGAAGTATCTTCTGCCTAGCAGGTATGGTATTAGCAGTTTTCCTACATTGAAGTTCTTCCCTAAGAACAACAAGGCTGATGAAGATTATGATGATGGGAGAGATTTAGAAGATTTTGTTACTTTCATTAATGAGAAGTGCGGAACTGATGTGAATACAGGAAGCGCCAAACCAATAGAAGGAACGAAGGCATCCAATGAACCACACCGGAGCTGGGGTCCGTTTCAAACATCAATATACCTATCAATATCGTGTCCAAATGGTCTTCTAAgaccaccattgtcttcatCGTCAAAAGAGCTTCGTGTGAGTACCttacacgcctcaatcggagcccGGATGAGGAAGTGTTGATCGTTTTACAAAAGCCGCGCAGTCCATCAAGAAAAACGCACGACCACAGACAATTTGCCCGACTTAGGCCAGGAAAACGCCTGACCCGGGCGTTTTGTGCGAGTTGCATTTTttaactcttttttttctctctcttttagcACTTTTATCCTCTTGTATAAATACCCATGTCTAGGGTTTTTTCCATTTAGCTTTGAACTCATTTGTAAACAAACAAAGTCTCCAAATTGAGCAtccttcttcatctttgaaGATTTACCTTGTTGTTGCACTTAATCTATTGCCGGACTTAGATTAAATGTTACAGTATGCAactagttcttgtgttgctagttttGTGGAGCCATTAGATTTTTGCTTTGGTGAAAGTTGTCTTGGGTTGTCTTCattgttttgtagaaggtcCATAGGTTCCAAGCATCTATCTAAATCATAACACCTTCATAACACCTGACCCGGGCCTTAATCCGCAAACCCGGTCGAGCAGGATTAGTCGGATTCCGCCGAAGGTGGGTTCGGTATACCTGTggtcaaaccaaaaaaaaataaaaaaatcataacaccttcatcctcttccttttctaccatttttattgtttcattttttgttgggTTTGTTTGGATTGTTGAAATATTTACAAGAGCAAGTTCGGGGCAAACATATGTATCTTGAATCATTAAGATTCACATTATTTGGTATCAAGAGCCATTGGTTCTTGTTCTTAtaagcaaaagaaaataaaaagaaaaaaaaagagttcaAAAATGCAACTAGCACCGGGTCGGGCGTTTTCCTTGACCAAGTCGGGCAAACTTTATGTGGTCGGgcgttttttttgttggactGCGCGGCTTTTGTAAAACGACCATAACTTCCTCATCTGcgctccgattgaggcgtttaaggtactcacgcgaagctcttttgaCGATAAAGACAATGGTGGTCTTAGAATAGCATTTGGACACGATATTGATAGGTATATTGATGTTTGAAATGGACCCCAGCTCCGGTGTGGTTCATTGGATGCCTTCGTTCCTTCTATTGGTTTGGCGCTTCCCGGATTCACATCAGGAACAAGCCGAGATGCTAAAGGAAAACTGAGCTCCAAAGTCTGTAACTAAGTTTCTGATTTTGATCACGTGTACTTCTGTTTGTGTTACTGATCTACTTTATCTCCTCTATACGCTGGTATCATTGAGGAGCTTGGAAGCTTAGTGAACGAATTTTTGAGTGCAAAAgatgaggaaaaaaaaaattgtattcaTACGGTTAGAGGAAGAAGCTGGGAAGCTTAAGGGTTCAACTGCAAGGTTATCAGAGTGTAGTGATGTTAAAACATGCTTTTGTTCTAGATTGTTCATATTAAAACTTGGATGATTACTTTCTTCCCTCTTATTATCATTGTGTAGATATGGGAAGATCTATGTGAAAGCCGCTAAGAGCGAAATCCTACGATTGGAGCGCATAGTTTCCAAGGTACATCTCTGCTACATGCTTTTTTGCGACTGATTTTTCTTCTAATTCTCCATGATATACAGTTGGATGCtactagcacagtttatacttcaatagaacgagtcacataaATTTTGCCCATGCAGcacaagcgtagattactaacactatGATTGTCTATCCTAGATCCATAGCTCCTAAAAGCTCTTAAACCCTCGAAAAGTccccactctcaattaacagtgttgttttaagggaagctaattgtagtgtctactaagtggatctaacttgtcaacctcctctcacgattatgtaccaagttatattaaatcatcatcgaatgtgtcactcaaacatgaaGTATTATAGAACAACGTAGGGAATAAacgaagtaaaaacaaaacggatattaaatagaaaaccaATTGTATTGTAACATCCCAAAAATTACCCTAGACGGAATGTACTGTTTCATGTAAGAAATCGACGATCAGGACTTTTGGTGAATAGAATCGATATTAAAAAGTGTAACGACCCGCCATTCTAGGGTACAATAATAATGGCGATCGCTAACTAGGAGACTTAAATGCAACgaagatcataggctagggtcTCATTTAAAGGCAATTTACCAgagcatttaatgaacaattaagtagaagaagaataatgccttagcaaagGAATCCAACAAAAAGGCTATTGCAATAAATGCTTATCaaagtttccaaaataattccaattgttccatatccaaaatattcccacgaaataaaagaatttaaacCCGACCAATAGATCAcaagttttcataatatagcggaagcaaccaagagagaagtgaagctatgtatggagacacaacgacacttaaAGTTCCAACAGATCATgttattatttcctactcaacaccgccgcccgctcgtcaccctcaacctgcacataaggaaaacacatgcagggctgagtactataaGCATACTCAGTGGTCTCgttgccgaaaacagttttatcacaaatatagttatcatgccattttcaagtgtccatcggggtttttatctttagaaagacccgaggcaccacaatatattctttatcaaatatcacggtcgcgcaaccatttttcacatcgacatttaccatatcctcattctacatgacaaggaatgcggccgcaatccaggtcactagaccggccaacccgtacgctgacactcggtctaacattggtgtacactaacccaagtagagtttgcggctctacaaggatccgaattcgattaaatcaatagtggcatagccacgagggataggcacgacaaaacaaatcaaggcatgataacacatatctcattctcatcaatatcagtttaggacaatatccttattttaaaagaaagcccacctcatcggcttagctcgaaagtattctcttctcctcgtttatcacgctgagagcgcgaagtatcacctttaaattaggcgtatcataAATCAGTTTCGAAcattgatttcaaatcatgcatgttcccacgtttccctttttcccatcgataaatctttaatatcatcattcaAAAATCGAAGTACAATtatcatatcatttttattcaaataacaactccaaatttATCCTCAAAAtatgtcacgcatgagtgtttcaCCACGCACATCACACGCACACACCGCACACATGCACGCACGCCGAGGCgtgcgcacacacacacacacgatcACGCGCACACACgttttcacacacacacttataTGCATCCCATTCATCCATTAATTTCCCCTTTTCGCTCGATCTATATGCATGAAatctcaagaacaccgattgatcggtaggagaagaaaagattaataatagaagtaccttttcttgcaaaaacaaacggtagaaacaagtaggatcttgattcttcaacaaaatcttgaataacagcttcaattcttctccaaaagatgaagaattaatggagaaagtagaagaaaaaattgagagaatggGGAGATGGAGAGAGCGACGTGAAGTAGAGGGGGGGGGTTCTGATGCTAGGGTTTTGGgttctcactcttatttatagagtgcaagatataatccaataattaaataaataaagatttggaaagatatggagagatttgaatatattagtTGGCGTTAATTTGGTGGAGGAAAACAAGGAATTCGAAatttaggctatttaattagcctatgatttaaattcaaatatttcacggagtagaataatatatcatggagcaaaaaaataataaaatcctccccaaataatagtagtaggcGATTTTTATGCCTCTCTCCCAAGGGATTTAATTTCacatcctaatttaattaggatatggcaagatcttcttagatttggcaagatatggtaagatattctagcatatttatatttattcatggaagagaataaataagggatcaaataatatagtaaataattccttcttctccaatatatgagattttcgaaaatctcaaggGAATGGGGGTGGGTTTCGAAAATTCCCAAAGTGGAATTAAagaataatcggactttggatttaatttggataattatcccaaacaaataattaaatccaagaaaaatatgattccttctccaaataataataggagggatcgaaaattccacatgattaaataatgctcctatttaattctcactcatcccttaggaaaataattcaccacaattatattactccgcatCAATTATTCaccaaatcaatcatttcttcacttttacttcattttctcaacgcattgaccctttcaacggccatgtcatattttccacatctttgacttttcaatagccacgtcatattttcaacaagttgactattcaactcaatctcaactcTCATAcacaattaggtcacaaagacatCATGTAATTAATCACTCGTCAATTAATCCACATgtcatagcatttaaggcatttaacgcaaaaattttataacccgaaaattagggtttgaaaaagtggggcgttacaaaAAGagtaataattgaaaaatgtatttgaaataatttttatgaatcTAAAATATGATGTATTGTATGAATTTACGTTAGTATGTGAAATGGAGtaaatagaaattagaatATCAATTATAGCTAATTAAAGaactaaatatagaaataaactagtagtaattagtTTAAACAAAACTAATCCTAGTTGCCTAAACCAAAAGTCCTGTTTATTTTCTATCAATTAGGCATGAGTTGgcttcaatatttaatttagtctagaaactaaagaaaattCTAGAGAATGAGCTCTCAAgtgtattactccctccgtcccataaaagatgtcacacttgtgggatgacatgggattttaggaggttttgttttgtgtgttaaatggagagagaaaatataatttttatattcatgtgagagagaacttttttcaaaaaaggaaatgtgacatcttttgtgggacaaactaaaaaggaaagtgtgacatcttttgtgggacggacggacAAGTAAAAATTTAGTGGTCAATCCTCACCAAGGTGTCAATCCTATTTGGTATGCCCTACTAATAGAGATTTGACAAGTGGAAAATACATATAGTCATGTTTCCAACTAGATATATAAACAATGGaaacattaaattatatggaaaGTTTATTCAGATTccatgtataataaatacactacatattaaaaaaatattcattattctatttatttaaataattaatcatcatcacaattattttaaagtcATTTTATAcgtaaatatacaaaaatggtAGCTTTATATTAtaacattatttgttttattttattatgaaaccaTGGTGAGATTTCATGAATTAACTATTATCAATTAACTTTgataagattaaattttttaattggggatcactatcacttttattatagtagttttagttttttataattttaaatgtaagTGTTATTTATGGAATTTTTTGATTGCATATTGAAAAGGATAAAatgtaatagtattaatttttagatcatcttattattatttaactatttttataatttaacatCGCACTCGTATATAATATTCATACAATCAATGTgcaatgaaaatattaaacaaaaattacattatataattagtcatataattaatttaatttatacacttcataattctttatattttaatttaatttataaatatttaacgCTAATAAACTTGCAGTTATAAttacatgttttatttatctaaactTTTGTACgtataaataaagagaaaaaaaagtaatcacctaaaatctaaaatgataACGTTATcgttttatgtatttatgttaacactactatatatttcaatatttaatcaattttcattagTATTGTCTAGGTCATCTTAAACATAATagttaatacataaaatatctccatggtttcataataaaataaaataaataatgttttaatataaaactaccatttttgtatgtttacGTATAAAATGACTTTACAATAATTGTgatgatgattaattatttaaataaataaaataatgaatatctctttcatatatagtgtatttattttatatgaatctaaagaaactttccatataatttaatattttcattgtttatATATCTAGTTGGAAGTATGACTATATGTATTTTCCACTTGTCAAATATCTATTAGTAGGGTATACCAAATAGGATTAACACCTTAGGGAGGATTGACCACTAtcaggacggagggagtactaaaatatTGCCAAGTGTTTAATTAAGTACCACATATATATCGTGGAAGCTagtttacatatataaaaggaaaagaaaatatctttGAGGTAGCTTGGCATTTTGGGAGAAGAAAGGAACCGACCACttcaagaagaagaggaataagctgttatttattttaaattgcaaATTCTTGCCGAATAATCgaagaaaaatgtgaaatcGGGGGTTTTGAGGTAACTCTCCCCATCTATGTTATTTTTgaagcatatatatattggcATATCATAGAGTTTGGTTGAGCTTGGATTCGGTCCTCATGATTGGGTGTCTAAAGAGTGATGTAAtctttgatttattgattaataGGTGATCATGAGATGTTAATAAGCATGACTTGAAGTTAAATATCCCAACTCTGTAAATTAGAGATGGCCGAATGATGAAGGGTGTGTTGGTTTTAGGGAGTTACAAGAGATAATcgggcgtaatacaacccaagAAGGAATACAGAAAAGAACTgaacgaaaattacaaatgGAAATTGAAACTACAAACTGTAGAACATGAAATAaccgagtcgaggaggcctctttccgcaagacgagatacgccccggtagtgctcttcggattgaCGTTTcatccccaaagataaaacggctgcGTCTTCTGGTGAAGCAGACCGCTATCAAGCAAAGCTCCGGCGAActtggatggaggagagggcagagcttcgacagaagaacaatgcagagagagagagcttatGATGCAGAATGTTTTCTAGTGTTTGATGTGTGTAGAATGCATGGAATGGCTAGCCAATTTATAGGCTCGGTCCACTGCAGGGGGTCAACGGCCATAATGGCCGTCATTAATGCTAGACCGTAACGGTCGTCGATTACGAGCTGTAACGTTCGGGCGTTACGAGCCATTACACGCTCTGAGCTAGAGAGGCTgagtctagaagcttctagattcaTTCACGACGTGGACTATCACGTGTCGGCCACGTTGGCTTACCGCGTCATACCGACGAGGTGGcatcccgcttggctcgctgacgtggaaacggtggtggtctaaaaagaactagacccACTAGACTTGGGCCAAGCCCGCAACTAGGCCCAAGCACCAagcccaaagaccaattgccaagatccaaggACAAGGACACGGGCACGAGCACGGGCTCGGGGCGGGGCGGGCGgcgcgcgcgtgtgggctcttaccgcccatcttagtccactataattattacatgtaataatccttcttattaaatactagtttaataaggttgtaacttctaatgtgggataattaactctcttaattattccctaagcttctctcatagctcattaagtttgcaattttgcacaactttaatccattatttctcactcaccgggaatcggatttgagaaaataaatataccacggtcatctactccgaacgtagatcgacactatattatttaatttcacaaaattaaatatctcgttgaaattataattggtcaaagtccgttgaccgggcatagattccaacagGGTGGTGGTTACTGCTATGGgttttatttgatgaattcAAAGTTGGAAATTGATACTAGATTGGAaaataagtcaaagtaatttTAGTAGAATATACAACAGTTATTTGGTTTGGTTTGTAATATTAGGAGTAAatgccaaaattggtcctaaatatatggttattttatgtttttagtcttaaacattatcttttggattttttggtcctgaacaaatggaaatttgatcatttttgtCCTGTACTAACtattccgttaaaaactaacggtcaacgccgattttgaccaaattaaatttttaattctttttttaattctgtTGCATAAAATTTCTCTCCCCTTCTTCCATCGGAAGCTCCATTTTCGTTCGTTAAAGATGATCCTGGACATTGCTGTAGCTTGGCCTTTTTTTAtgtcacaaaacaaaattccgTTTTTTGTTCAAATATGGAGAGCTGTAGCTTTATATATGGCGTATCCAATTTCTACTCATCACTCTCCCCTTCCTCTCCAATGCCTTTTCTCTCCATCGCCCACAACAATGCCGCACCAGAAAACTGGGGCTTCACCTCCTATGATCATCTCATCGATCTCAGCGCCGCTGTTGAATCCGACGATCAGGACTCCTCCGACATGCATTCCCACGGCAGCGGCAAGGCCAAGCTCTGCGCCAGAGGCCATTGGCGCCCCGCGGAAGACACCAAACCGAAGGAGCTCGTCGCCCTCTACGGCCCCCAAAATTGGAATCTCATCGCCGAGAAATTGGACGGAAGATCCGGTAAATTAATCAATTCTTTTATAACAAGTATagcattaaaattaaattcaaaattaattgaatttttgtatTGTGATTTGGAAAAGGGAAAAGCTGCAGGCTGCGGTGGTTCAACCAGCTGGACCCGAGGATAAACCGGCGGGCGTtcacggaggaggaggaggaggggctGATGGCGGCGCACAGAATGTACGGAAACAAATGGTGATGATTGCACGCTTGTTTCCTCTAGAGAGAAACAATTTGGggctattttttaattcttttgggGTTAGTTTCATTATTTGGAATTGGATCTGTTTTGAAATAAGACTAAAGGTcctttttggtccttaacatatggagatttttttattttggtccaaaatcttatcttttgaattatttggtccctcacaaataaaaacgGGTCACATTTAGTCCGAACTGGATGAAAATGGTTAAATTTAACGGtcaatgaattttaattgaattttgaccggattaagttaataattaagttaatattAAGTTAAGAATTACACCGGCCGGTCCCCTCTCCTCTGCCGTCGGAGCCGGTCCTCTCCTCTCCGCCGCCGGAGCCGGTCCCCTCACCTCCGCCACCATCTCCGCTGCCGCCATACAGTGTCAACCACCAGCTCAATCTCCCTCCTCTTCCAGCAAAATTAACAGAGTAACAAACAATAATTAGTAGTAggaaatggagagagaaaagagagagagagagagcccATTTCCGCAAAAACACCAGCGAGCTCTTCATCTGCctctcctcttcctcctccatgAAACTCTCCGAATCAATCCTCAGCCCCGGCCACCGCCTCCGCCCTAACAAGGCCTCCCCTTTCCTCCCCAAGAAACGCCTCGACAACCCCGAGCCCTCTCCCCCAAAGTAACCTACATCGGCCAAGTCAGAGTCAAATCCaagaataa
This window contains:
- the LOC125205016 gene encoding transcription factor CSA-like, coding for MESCSFIYGVSNFYSSLSPSSPMPFLSIAHNNAAPENWGFTSYDHLIDLSAAVESDDQDSSDMHSHGSGKAKLCARGHWRPAEDTKPKELVALYGPQNWNLIAEKLDGRSGKSCRLRWFNQLDPRINRRAFTEEEEEGLMAAHRMYGNKW